A stretch of DNA from Acidobacteriota bacterium:
CGGCCGCCACCATGGCGGCCCGGCGGGCTGCCAGCAGGCGGCCGAGGAGGCGCTGCAGGAGCTCCAGGTCGGGCACGGTCTCCTCCCCTTCCGTCCATTCGGCGAGGCGAGAAGTCAGCGTCGCCGCTACCTCGGCGGCGTGGGTGGAGGCCGCCGCTTCCACGGCGAGAGATGATTTCTGGCGATCGGTCACCATCTTCGAGGGCATGGTTCAGTCTCCTGAGTGGGGTTTGAGCTGTGCATCACTGGCAGGCCGGAGAGTCGGAGGCGGCCCGCTCCAGAGAACGCGCCATCAACGCGAGAACCGCGGCATGACGATGGGCGAGGGCCACGAGCAGGGCCTCTCGCGCCGCGGCCTCCGGGGGTGGTGGCCCAAGGGATTGAAGGCTTCCTGCCACCGCCCATAGATCCACCGCCGCGGCCGAGAGGCTGGGTTGTACCGAGGCCAGCACCGCCGGGGACGCCGGGCTTTCCACGGCTCGCTCATAGAGCACCCGGCCGAGCCAACGGAGGGCCCCTTGGTCCTCGGCCGAGGGCAGCAGCACCACCACCCCTTCGCGCACCGCCGAAGGCACCGCTGCCATGAACGGATCCGCGGCCTCTGCCCGGCGCCCCGACATCAACAAGTGACCTCGTGCAGGCGGCCGGCCAGGGCCACCTCGGCGGCGGTAATGCCGCCGGCCACCGGGTCGGTCAACACCACCCACACCGTGTTCAGAACCACGGCGAAAGACGGCATCGCCCCCGAGGCCTGCGTCACTCCGGCCACAAAGGCGGCGAAGGCCACGGCGGCTTCCGAATCGGGCAGCACGTAGCCCCGCACTAAGGCGCGGTTGTCATCCGCCAGGTGCCAGCCCGGCAGCTCCTCGGCGACGTAGAAAATGTCCTCCAGGCTCATGACCGTCGCCTGAGTGGGCTCCGCCGAGGGGCCGACGGCAGTTGCCGGC
This window harbors:
- a CDS encoding 4a-hydroxytetrahydrobiopterin dehydratase; amino-acid sequence: MKSSSELSTPCPPTRYYQVLWQAGLAALPGPGDLPDYLKPERIQKSLEGGLGAQLALPATAVGPSAEPTQATVMSLEDIFYVAEELPGWHLADDNRALVRGYVLPDSEAAVAFAAFVAGVTQASGAMPSFAVVLNTVWVVLTDPVAGGITAAEVALAGRLHEVTC